A region of Oryctolagus cuniculus chromosome 3, mOryCun1.1, whole genome shotgun sequence DNA encodes the following proteins:
- the LOC138848946 gene encoding uncharacterized protein KIAA2012 homolog isoform X1 has product MFPLSLLSRGHGKLVRNKQKLEVYFEPEDYLNWKSPEDYVLVSKPQDKDDASQHAWSLFLPKTFSTRKGALILYSEGLAISAWAPKDRSKGPYDPKSHGRRPTLELHTLHDLKEAILAYGRRRVSRAVPGFGGSTGLCACVPPAG; this is encoded by the exons ATGTTCCCGCTCTCCCTCCTGAGCCGGGGCCACGGGAAGCTGGTGCGCAACAAACAGAAGCTGGAAGTCTACTTTGAACCAGAG GATTACTTGAACTGGAAGTCCCCGGAAGACTATGTCCTGGTCAGCAAACCTCAGGACAAGGACGACGCCAGCCAGCATGCCTGGAGCCTCTTTCTTCCCAAAACTTTCAGCACTAGAAAGGGTGCCTTGATCCTCTACTCAGAAGGGTTAGCCATATCGGCATGGGCACCCAAAGACAGGAGCAAAGGCCCCTACGACCCCAAAAGTCACGGGAGGAGGCCCACTCTGGAACTGCACACGCTCCACGACCTCAAGGAAGCCATCCTGGCCTATGGACGGAGGCGGGTAAGCCGAGCAGTCCCTGGGTTTGGAGGAAGCACAGGCCTGTGTGCCTGCGTGCCTCCAGCTGGTTAG
- the LOC138848946 gene encoding uncharacterized protein KIAA2012 homolog isoform X2, with protein MFPLSLLSRGHGKLVRNKQKLEVYFEPEDYLNWKSPEDYVLVSKPQDKDDASQHAWSLFLPKTFSTRKGALILYSEGLAISAWAPKDRSKGPYDPKSHGRRPTLELHTLHDLKEAILAYGRRRYLHTEAKSTFKL; from the exons ATGTTCCCGCTCTCCCTCCTGAGCCGGGGCCACGGGAAGCTGGTGCGCAACAAACAGAAGCTGGAAGTCTACTTTGAACCAGAG GATTACTTGAACTGGAAGTCCCCGGAAGACTATGTCCTGGTCAGCAAACCTCAGGACAAGGACGACGCCAGCCAGCATGCCTGGAGCCTCTTTCTTCCCAAAACTTTCAGCACTAGAAAGGGTGCCTTGATCCTCTACTCAGAAGGGTTAGCCATATCGGCATGGGCACCCAAAGACAGGAGCAAAGGCCCCTACGACCCCAAAAGTCACGGGAGGAGGCCCACTCTGGAACTGCACACGCTCCACGACCTCAAGGAAGCCATCCTGGCCTATGGACGGAGGCGG taccttcatacagAAGCAAAATCCACTTTCAAACTCTAA